The following proteins are encoded in a genomic region of Caldalkalibacillus thermarum:
- the queF gene encoding preQ(1) synthase — protein MAKKEVNHKKYENIRFDIQDESVILDDILETIPYEYVGKRTEVTIPTSEFTSVCPWSGLPDFAELEITYIPRETLIELKSLKYYLTSFRNVGIYQEHATQRILHDLVKVCDPLMMRVEAYWNARGGLGTRTVAEYIAPDAEGTEQI, from the coding sequence ATGGCCAAAAAAGAAGTGAATCACAAGAAATACGAAAACATTCGTTTTGATATACAGGATGAGAGTGTGATTTTGGACGATATTTTGGAAACTATTCCATATGAGTATGTGGGTAAACGTACAGAGGTCACCATTCCAACGAGTGAATTCACTTCCGTTTGCCCTTGGTCAGGCTTACCGGATTTTGCCGAGCTTGAGATTACGTACATTCCCAGGGAAACCTTAATTGAGCTGAAATCACTCAAATATTATCTGACTTCTTTCCGCAATGTGGGGATTTATCAAGAGCATGCCACACAACGCATTTTACATGATCTGGTTAAGGTCTGTGATCCGTTGATGATGAGAGTGGAAGCCTATTGGAATGCCCGCGGGGGATTAGGCACGCGGACGGTTGCCGAATATATTGCCCCTGATGCGGAAGGAACGGAGCAAATATAA
- the selA gene encoding L-seryl-tRNA(Sec) selenium transferase, whose translation MLTTVQQQLLRQIPAIHDLLALPEVERLNEGQVLDQQTLTHLCQKSVEQVRKQILTTEPPADFPVMQEILYTLAQNIKALLHSPLKPVINGTGVVLHTNLGRAKLSKAARLALSEVATYYSSLEFNLTEGTRGSRHNIVEKLICQLTGAEAALVCNNNAAAVYLVLKELATDKEVIVSRGELVEIGGSFRVFEIMRESGARLVEVGTTNKTHLYDYERAIGERTGLIMKVHTSNFVIKGFTASVPGHELVQLAHQHNLPVFEDLGSGVLFDLRPYGIGNEPTVQDVLREGVDLVSFSGDKLLGGPQAGIIAGKAKYIKRLKKNQLMRSLRVDKFTLAALHATLKAYLNPERAKEEIPTLRMILQPEEKIKAKAEQFINQVDTSIFTAELVQVESEVGGGTLPDVTLPSWGVRLSSAKDASVAAFSKRLRTAPFPVVGRIIDDHLVLDFRTIDEEEIPIALKTLHGQAPA comes from the coding sequence ATGTTAACAACCGTACAACAACAATTATTACGCCAAATTCCTGCCATTCATGACTTGCTGGCCTTGCCTGAGGTAGAGCGGCTAAACGAAGGGCAGGTGCTGGATCAACAGACACTGACACATCTTTGTCAAAAAAGTGTAGAACAGGTGCGAAAGCAAATATTAACAACGGAGCCACCAGCAGATTTTCCTGTCATGCAAGAGATCCTGTACACTCTGGCACAAAACATCAAAGCGTTGCTCCACTCTCCGTTAAAACCGGTCATCAACGGAACCGGAGTGGTGCTGCATACCAATTTAGGACGGGCAAAATTAAGCAAAGCAGCCCGGCTGGCTCTATCGGAAGTGGCCACCTACTATTCTAGCTTAGAGTTTAATTTAACGGAAGGAACCCGGGGATCCCGTCACAATATTGTAGAAAAACTAATCTGCCAACTCACTGGAGCAGAAGCGGCTCTGGTATGTAACAATAACGCAGCCGCTGTTTATCTGGTTTTAAAAGAATTGGCCACAGACAAAGAGGTGATTGTCTCCAGGGGGGAACTGGTGGAGATCGGCGGTTCCTTCCGGGTATTCGAGATCATGCGTGAAAGCGGAGCCCGTTTGGTAGAAGTGGGCACAACGAACAAAACTCACCTGTATGATTATGAACGGGCCATTGGTGAACGGACAGGCTTAATTATGAAAGTACATACAAGCAATTTTGTCATTAAAGGTTTCACTGCTTCTGTGCCTGGACACGAGCTGGTTCAATTGGCCCACCAGCACAACCTGCCAGTTTTTGAAGATTTGGGCAGCGGTGTACTTTTCGATCTCCGGCCATACGGCATCGGTAATGAACCAACAGTGCAAGATGTGCTCCGTGAAGGGGTCGACCTTGTCTCTTTCAGCGGGGACAAACTTTTGGGGGGGCCCCAGGCAGGGATTATCGCCGGTAAAGCCAAGTACATTAAACGCTTGAAAAAAAATCAGCTGATGCGCTCTCTGCGTGTAGACAAGTTTACCCTTGCAGCCCTGCATGCCACGCTTAAGGCTTATCTCAATCCAGAACGGGCTAAGGAAGAAATTCCCACCTTGCGCATGATCTTGCAACCTGAAGAGAAAATTAAAGCTAAAGCGGAACAATTTATTAATCAAGTGGACACCTCGATTTTTACGGCTGAACTGGTTCAGGTGGAGTCGGAGGTGGGAGGCGGCACTCTGCCGGATGTCACCCTGCCATCGTGGGGGGTTCGCTTAAGCTCTGCCAAAGATGCTTCTGTTGCAGCTTTCAGCAAGCGGCTGCGAACTGCTCCGTTTCCGGTAGTGGGTCGTATTATAGATGATCACCTGGTTCTAGACTTCCGCACCATTGACGAAGAAGAAATCCCTATTGCCCTGAAAACATTACACGGCCAAGCACCTGCTTAA
- a CDS encoding glycerol-3-phosphate acyltransferase — translation MVGLGRLFSNFSGGKGIATSLGVFLATEPLIGVVLVLIWGAALVFAKYMFLFAIMGSMIVPITYYKLTHDLLVLLLSFLICLLILLRHRENFNEA, via the coding sequence ATAGTAGGATTAGGCAGGCTTTTTAGTAACTTTTCAGGTGGCAAAGGCATCGCCACCAGCTTGGGAGTGTTTTTGGCTACCGAACCGTTGATTGGTGTTGTGCTGGTGTTGATTTGGGGAGCTGCCCTGGTTTTTGCCAAATATATGTTTCTTTTTGCCATAATGGGAAGCATGATCGTTCCTATCACTTATTATAAGTTAACCCATGATCTCTTGGTCTTATTGCTATCATTCCTCATTTGCCTGCTTATTCTCCTCAGACACCGGGAAAATTTTAATGAAGCCTGA
- a CDS encoding UDP-N-acetylmuramoyl-tripeptide--D-alanyl-D-alanine ligase, with protein MLTVKDVVELSGSQLLQGDLEAIVEFVHFDSRQLEDHALFVALTGGARDGHQFIADAIQKGATSVLISQDDPKLRQTHQGVNFIFNEDTRSAFQALAAGYRRRLSLPVVAVTGSNGKTTTKDMIAHLLSAKFNVYKTYKNFNNDLGVPLSLLHIKKHHEIAVLELGMNRAGEIDFLARMTRPNISVITNVGDAHIEFFGLREKIAEAKGELLPHTDPDGFVVLNGDDPLVMSQAPRYSGKVYTYSIKKEADIYATNITYSEHGSFFDLHVDGQSVSCFMPMFGEHNISNLLPAAFIAYRSGINLETLQQTMMSISVSDMRFQTMDGPNGSILINDAYNASPTSMKVVIDTFEHIYPNRKKVVVLGDIFELGDQSDKLHTEVGEYIKNKPLTVITVGEKSSLISKAAGGTHVSTHEEAVEALKPYLTPEHVILLKASRGMKLEKIIELLLS; from the coding sequence ATGTTGACAGTTAAAGACGTTGTGGAACTATCTGGAAGCCAGTTGCTACAGGGAGACTTGGAAGCAATAGTGGAGTTTGTCCATTTCGATTCCAGACAATTGGAAGATCACGCTCTGTTTGTGGCTTTGACAGGAGGAGCACGGGACGGGCACCAATTTATTGCTGACGCTATCCAAAAAGGCGCAACTTCCGTCCTCATCTCCCAGGACGATCCCAAGCTTCGTCAGACACACCAAGGCGTTAATTTTATTTTTAACGAAGATACACGTTCTGCCTTTCAGGCACTGGCCGCAGGGTACCGCAGGCGCTTAAGCCTCCCAGTTGTTGCCGTGACTGGCAGTAACGGCAAAACAACAACCAAAGATATGATTGCCCATCTGTTATCCGCCAAGTTTAACGTATATAAAACTTATAAGAATTTTAACAATGATTTGGGAGTTCCCTTATCGCTGTTGCATATTAAAAAACACCATGAGATAGCGGTGCTGGAACTGGGGATGAACAGGGCTGGAGAGATCGATTTCTTGGCCCGCATGACCCGGCCGAACATCAGTGTGATTACCAATGTTGGGGACGCCCACATTGAATTTTTTGGCCTGCGTGAAAAAATTGCTGAAGCCAAAGGAGAATTGTTGCCTCATACGGATCCAGATGGGTTTGTGGTCCTTAACGGTGACGATCCGTTGGTTATGAGCCAAGCCCCCCGGTATTCGGGCAAGGTGTACACTTACAGCATCAAGAAAGAAGCAGATATCTATGCCACCAACATCACCTATTCAGAACATGGCAGTTTCTTTGATTTGCATGTGGATGGCCAGTCTGTTTCCTGTTTCATGCCCATGTTTGGCGAACACAATATCTCCAACCTGCTGCCTGCCGCCTTTATCGCCTACCGGTCAGGCATAAACCTGGAGACATTGCAACAAACGATGATGTCCATTTCTGTTTCGGACATGCGCTTTCAAACGATGGACGGGCCTAACGGCAGCATCCTGATCAACGATGCCTATAACGCCAGCCCGACATCCATGAAAGTGGTCATTGACACTTTTGAGCATATCTATCCAAATCGGAAAAAAGTCGTTGTGCTCGGTGACATCTTTGAACTGGGAGACCAGTCTGACAAGCTGCATACGGAAGTGGGCGAGTATATAAAAAACAAACCGCTCACTGTGATTACGGTTGGTGAAAAATCGTCGCTGATCTCCAAAGCAGCGGGCGGGACCCATGTGTCCACTCACGAAGAAGCCGTTGAGGCGCTCAAACCGTACCTGACGCCAGAACATGTGATCCTGCTTAAAGCATCACGGGGCATGAAGCTTGAAAAAATTATCGAGTTACTGCTCTCATAA